Proteins from one Bufo gargarizans isolate SCDJY-AF-19 chromosome 8, ASM1485885v1, whole genome shotgun sequence genomic window:
- the LOC122944410 gene encoding uncharacterized protein LOC122944410 — translation MHPSSSLGTVPSKATPKIHFRQVEQIAIDSRKTNILRFEREKVTKLVAHQNQPKEWDILGTRSPSSNNNRCQPPCLGSGRPGKLLSGNMEELRETAILKFQRAKASLGSTETHESVVSRSSRPNLLGQRYSCGLHPTPGRHKASSTTEPGKQNVLLGRRERTVSVSGTCEGIFKHSGRLPESAHVRPRRMDVSPGNLPSNHEEMGQTDGRTVCIQEKSSVKSVLLPQPQGSSSGSRRLQPELDNKFSLRISSVSTHPQSAAEVLERELYPNPDNALLAQERLVFSIKSPQHRSPSPSTSEAGPSKSGTHYSPRPENTNVKSLDSVESNLLKQGLSKKVVNTLLLSRKQSTNDKYLKIWGQFADWSGTSFNQFRANIPLILEFLQEGLDLGLSPNTLRVQVSALGALYNTKLTVHPWISRFLKAADRIRPTIKNMVAPWNLNTVLGGLTSDPFEPMDSTHIKWLTVKTIFLVAITSARRVCELQALSIQEPFFSVFQDKLVLKLDPAFLPKVVLNFHRSQDIVLPSFCDNPKNDQEITYHTLDVRRVVLKYLEATKHWRVDKNLFVQFPGPNKGKKAAKSSISRWIRLAISEAYKVQGKDFPKSTFHKRHGCLLGGKSFSLFTTDL, via the coding sequence ATGCATCCCAGCAGTAGCCTGGGCACAGTTCCATCTAAGGCCACTCCAAAAATTCATTTTAGGCAAGTGGAACAGATCGCAATTGACTCTAGAAAGACAAATATTCTTAGATTTGAACGTGAAAAAGTCACTAAATTGGTGGCTCATCAAAACCAACCTAAAGAATGGGATATTTTGGGCACAAGATCTCCCTCTAGTAATAACAACAGATGCCAGCCTCCATGTTTGGGGAGCGGTCGTCCAGGGAAACTCCTATCAGGGAACATGGAAGAGTTACGTGAAACAGCAATCCTCAAATTTCAAAGAGCTAAGGCCAGTTTGGGAAGCACTGAAACACACGAGTCGGTTGTCAGCAGGTCGTCACGTCCTAATCTACTTGGACAACGCTACAGCTGTGGCCTTCATCCAacaccagggaggcacaaggcaTCGTCTACAACAGAGCCTGGCAAACAAAATGTTCTCCTGGGCAGAAGAGAACGTACAGTCTCTGTCAGCGGTACATGTGAAGGGATCTTTAAACATTCAGGCCGATTACCTGAGTCGGCACATGTTAGACCCCGGAGAATGGATGTTAGCCCCGGAAACCTTCCATCTAATCATGAAGAAATGGGGCAGACCGACGGTAGAACTGTTTGCATCCAAGAGAAATCATCAGTTAAATCAGTTCTTCTCCCTCAACCCCAGGGATCATCCTCTGGCAGTAGACGCCTTCAACCAGAATTGGACAACAAATTTAGTTTACGCATTTCCTCCGTTTCCACTCATCCCCAGAGTGCTGCAGAAGTTCTTGAAAGAGAATTGTACCCTAATCCTGATAACGCCCTTTTGGCCCAAGAGAGGTTGGTTTTCTCTATTAAAAGCCCTCAGCATAGAAGCCCCTCTCCTTCTACCTCTGAGGCCGGACCTTCTAAGTCAGGGACCCATTACTCACCCAGACCTGAAAATACTAATGTTAAAAGCCTGGATTCTGTAGAATCCAACTTATTAAAGCAAGGTTTATCTAAGAAAGTAGTGAACACTTTACTCCTTAGCAGGAAACAAAGTACCAATGACAAGTATCTAAAAATATGGGGACAATTTGCTGATTGGTCTGGAACCTCCTTCAACCAGTTCAGGGCCAATATCCCGCTAATACTAGAATTCCTTCAGGAAGGGCTAGATTTAGGACTATCCCCCAATACCCTTAGGGTCCAGGTATCGGCTCTAGGAGCACTTTATAATACCAAGCTAACAGTACATCCCTGGATATCTAGATTCCTTAAGGCAGCGGATAGGATCAGACCTACGATTAAAAACATGGTGGCCCCATGGAATCTCAATACGGTACTGGGGGGTCTAACCTCTGATCCGTTTGAACCTATGGACTCTACCCACATCAAATGGCTTACtgtcaaaacaatttttttggttGCAATAACTTCTGCCAGAAGGGTCTGTGAGCTACAGGCCTTGTCCATCCAAGAACCGTTCTTTTCAGTATTTCAGGACAAGTTAGTTCTCAAATTAGATCCGGCATTCCTCCCTAAGGTAGTTTTGAACTTCCATAGATCCCAGGACATTGTTCTTCCTTCATTTTGTGACAATCCGAAAAATGATCAGGAAATCACCTACCACACATTAGATGTTCGGAGAGTGGTCCTAAAGTACCTGGAAGCTACCAAACATTGGAGAGTAGACAAAAATCTTTTCGTCCAGTTTCCAGGTCCTAATAAGGGGAAAAAAGCGGCAAAAAGTTCCATCTCCAGATGGATTAGACTGGCCATCTCCGAAGCATATAAAGTTCAAGGGAAAGATTTCCCTAAAAGCACATTCCACAAGAGGCATGGCTGCCTCCTGGGCGGAAAAAGCTTCAGCCTCTTTACAACAGATTTGTAG